The sequence CCTTCTTGAGTTGCTCCCGCTCGCCCTCGGGCAAGTGGGCAAAGGCTGCTTCGAACTTGGCATCCAGTTCATCACCCCAGAGCTTCCAATCGCGCGGACTGGGTTCCCACATCAGGCGCAGCGTTGCACCGTCGCGGATCGAGTCGGTAATGGAGTAGCGCGGTTCCAGATACCGCTCGAACGTCGTGACGCCGGTGTCGTCGGTGGAGAGTTCGCGGCCAAAGGCACGCGGTGTGTTGCGGTCGTCTAGCTCGATGGGCGTGCCAGTGAAACCGAAGAGCGAGGCTTCCTTGAGCACGTAACGCATGGCGTTGCCGAGGTCGCCTTCCTGTGTTCGGTGGGCTTCGTCTACGAGCACGATCACGTTGCGCCGGTCCACCTGGAAGTCACCAGGTTGGAACTTCTGCATGATGGTCACGATGATGCCTCGATAGCCTTCGCGCAGCTTCGCCAGCAAATCCTCGCGGCTGGTCGTGACGCAGCAGTTCTCGGTGTTCGTGCGGAAGAATTGGCCGCTGATTTGGTCCTCAAGCTGGTCGCGGTCCACAACGATGATGATCGTTGGCTGGCCCAGGGCTGAGTGAAACCACATCTTCAGCGCGGCGAAGAGCATTGTCAGGCTCTTTCCCGATCCCTGCGTATGCCAGACGAGACCCCGCCGCCAGCCACGCGGCTTGTCAAGGTCCACTGCCCGCTTCACCAGTTCATTTGCTCCCCAGAACTGCTGCCAACGGGCCACCTTCTTGATGCGTTGGCCTTGCTCCTGATCGAACACCACGAAATGCCCTAGGAGGTCGAGCAGATTGCCTCTATCGCACAGACCGTAGATGCCTGCCATCAACTCATTGTCGAACTCGATGTGGCTGTGCGGATTCGGGCTCCGCCACGTCTGCCAGTGGTGGAACTTCACGCCGGGTACGCCGTAGCGCAGAGTGATCTCGTTCACGGCGACGCAGAAGACATTCGAGTGATAAAGCTGCCCCGCCTGGCGTAGGTAGCGACCGCATTGTTTTGCACCTTCCGTCCAGTCATTGTGCCAATCGCGGGCGGTCGTCTTGGCCTCGATGTTCATCAACGGGATGCCGTTGACGAAAAGGAGCACATCCGTGCGGATGCGGTGGTCGCCGCCATCGACCCAGAACTGATTGGTGGTGAGGAAATCGTTGTTTCCGAGATCGTCATAATCCATCAACCGAATCGGCTGTGCGTTCTCGTCGGAGCTGAACTTGTAGGTTTCCTCGTTACGCATCCACTTGATCCATTCCGCGTTGTCGCGGATGCCGCGCAGCTTGGTCACGATGACCTCTGCCCGCGCGTCGTCGGTGATGACGCCTGGATTTAGGTCTTTGAGCGTCTGCCTCAGGATGGGCAGTAGCAGCACCTCCACCTCATCGGTGCGGTAGTGCTCATTCACTTCCGCCTGATTCTCGAAACGCCATCCCAGCTCGGGAGTCACCAACCATTCAATGATTGGATGCTCAACGGTGTTCTCTTCGTTCCAGCGTTTGGCAGTTACAGTCATTGCGTTAGCCTTTTAGGCGAATCCTGCCGGTGAGGAGGTTTTGCAGGAGCGACTGCTTCACGCGGAGGGCGGCGGTCAGCTGGGACTCAATTGCAGCAATCACCTCATCAGCAGCACGCAGACGATCAACCCACGGCTCCTGTTCCTTCGTCGTAAGCGTTGGCAACTCAAACTGCCGCATCTCTCGAGAGTTAATCGTGCATAGATTGTTCGACTGCTTTGCGCGGCCGAAAAAGTAGCGCTTTGCCGAATAAGTCTGCAAAAGGTAGTGCATAAACCAAGGGAGAACTTTATCAATACTCAGACGTACTCGGAAGATATGATTCTGGCACACGACGCGGGGTACTTGCCCAAGCCAGATACTTCCACGGCCTACCTTGTCGCGATCGCCGCCCTCAGTCATCAGGATGTCGCCCTCGCGCAGACCATAACGCTCAATCTCGTTTAGCTTCACTTCTGCGGTTGAAAGATTGGAAAAGTCAACTCGCCCCTCCAGGACATTTACAACCGTGAGATACCCGACTTCGATTGTGTCATGGCCTGCAAGATCCCTGCCCATTGTGAATCCCGACGAAATGTCAGCAACCCTGCTTAGCTGAATGCCCATTCCATGCTTGGGCGACGGCGGGAAGGCTTGTAGCAGCGACTTCTTTACACGTTCCGCTGTGCGAATCTGCAATTCCAGGGCGCGGATGTGGTCGTCTGCCGCCTTCAGCGTTTCGGCGATGCGGGTTTGTTCTTCATTGTGCTTTGGGAATCGGACTGGCAGCTTGCGACACGCGCTCCATGAGATATTGGCAAGCCCAGTGGTCATCTGCGACGTTTCACTCACGAACTCGTGAATGCGGTGGCCATGGAGCCAGCAGGCGACGAACTCATCAGAAATCTTGGTCTCGCCCAGCTTTGGGCGAAGCGCAAAAAGGAAGGAAGCGAAGATCATCTCACGGTCTTCCTCCATCAAAACCGAATCGCCAATCCTCTTGGGATTCCCGTTTGAGCCAACCATGAGGGTCCATCCCTTCGTAACGGCTGATGAGGTTCGTTGATCAGCAGAAAGGCCGTAGATGTGGAGCAGGTCTTTGAGATCAAGCGACGACTTGATGTTTGGTATGCGAATGACGGGGATCGTTCCTTCAGCTGGCCGGTCGCGTTCTTGTTCCTTGGTCCAAGTGCAGCCTCGCTTGGTCTCGACCAGCGTCCCGAGAGGCTCTTCGAGCCACCCCGAAGGTAATGGGTTGTCGTAAATGGTATGCATCGCTCTCAGAATTCCCTCCCAAGGAGTTGCGCCAAAGTTCTGCGTGCTTGTTCGGCGGCAGTCTTCGCCGCGTCAAAGTCATGAAGCGCCGTATCCAGCGGGATCTCCTCTTCCGGCTCAAAGGTATCTACGTAGCGAGGAAGATTGAGGTTAAACTCGTTCTCTTCGATCTCACCTTTCTCGGCGATTACGAAGTAGCGGCGGGCTTTGTCGGGGTGGGCACAGATGCGTTGGAGATCAGCGATGGCCTCTTGCACCTCTGCCGTCTCGCGGTCGGCACGGCTGTTGATCTCGGCGATGCGTTCATCGCGCTCTTTCTCCAGCTTCTCCAGCGTCTTGATCTGGGCCTTGGCTATCTTCAGTCGGGCCTTGGCGTCGTCCTTGGCAGCCTTGGTCAGAAGCTTGAGCGCGGCCTTGTCGAGCTCCGGGTTGGCCAGCTCGCCCCAGACAGGATGTGCGGCATCCGTATTCGCCTTCCATGCTTTGAAGCCACCCGGCGAGAGGCTATCCGCTTCCTCCCGCAATATGGGCAGCGAGGCGACGACCTCGTCGTAGGCATCGCCGATCTCCTGCAGCGCCTGTGCGCGGTCGTCGGCGATTTCATCGAGGATGGTCTGACCTTCGGCAGGAAGGATTTCCAGCGCCTTGGCTGTATCGCCAAACGCCCGCCACGGCAGGAGAATGCGCAGGCAGTCAGCGCGGCGAAGTAGGCATTGCGGATTGGCGTGCTGATAGTGGCGGCTTGCCCAGATCATGAGCACTTGGTCCTTGCGGGCGGCAGGCTTGCGCTTGTTGAGGATGGCGAGGCATGCTGGGACGTTGTTGCCGTAGAAGATGCCGGAGGGCAGCACGATGACGGCCTCAATAAGGCCGTCCCGCAGAAACCCAGAACGGATAAGGTATTCGTCGTCGGCCTTTTTATTTCGCCCGTCTTCCGATTCTGTCAGCTTCGGCTGGCCGCGAAACAGGATGCCCTGCGACATGACAACGACGGCCTTCCCAGCGGGCTTGAGCGACTTTGCGATGTGTTGCATCCAGGCGTAGTCGCCATTGTCCTGCGGCGGCCAGCCGTAGCCGAAGCGGTCGAAGGGGTCTCCATCGGTGAAGGTGTCCGAGCCCCAGTCTTTGAGGGAGAATGGGGGATTCATGACCACGCGGTCGAACTGCTGGAGTTTGCCGTCGCTGGTCTTGTGCTGCGGATCGCGCAGGCTGTCGCCATGTTTTGGCTGCCACGAATTGATCCCGTGGAGAATCATGTTGATTCGGGAGATGTTGTAGGTGGCGAGGTTGCTCTCCTGGGCAAATAGAAAAAGGCGGTTTGGATCTTTCTTGTGACGGCGCAGGTATTCCCGGCATTGGAGCAGGAGGGATGCGGAGCCACTAGACCAGTCACAGACCTCGTGCTGTTCCTGTGGCTCGATGATTTCCGACATGAGGTAGGAAACCTCCTTCGGCGTGTAGAACTCGCCAGAGCTTTTACCCGCCTTGCTGGCGAAGGTGCGGATGAGATACTCGTAGGCATCGCCAAACAGGTCGTCCGGCACATGGGCGCGGTCAAAAGTGCGGCTGGCGAAGTGACCGACCAACTTGACGAGCTTGTCGCGCGGTAGCTCGTCTGTCTTGTTGAAATCAATCTTGCTTGTGAGGATGCCGTCGAACTTCGGCGCGTTGGCCCGTTCGATGGCGAGCATGGCGTCATTGAGCGACTGGCCGAGCTTGAGGGAGGTAACTTTGTTTTCCCCTGAACCGAGCGTGACCTCTTCCCACAAAGAATCCGCAGGCACCACGAAAGGGAGTGATTTCTTCTGCATCGCCGGATCATTCGCCAGCTCATCACCCAGCGTCTTTGCGAGATTGCGGACGGATTCCTCGAAGATGTCGCTGATGCGTTTGAAGAACAGCAGCGCGAAGACGTAGCCACGAAACTCCGAGTGATCGACATTGCCGCGCAAGATGTCTGCGGCATTTTCCAGGAACGCATCCAGCTCAGCCTGCGTCATGCGGCGGAGTGGGATGGAGGCCGCGCTTGCGGGGCCGGAGCCCTTTGTAGAGGACATGGTCTTGGCTCGGGGTTTGGAGGCGGTGGCGGCCTTAGGCGGGGCTTCAGCGCCAACCATCGCCACGGAATCGCTGCGGCCCTTGCCGCGTACCACAATCCGCCGGGCCACGAGTTGTGCCTTCACTGCTTCGTAGTCCTCATCTGGCCAACCCAGGGCCGTCTGGAGCTCTGGGTTCTTCGTGTAGCCGCCAAGCCCCTCTAAGGCCTCGATGAAGTCGTCAAGCTGCTCCTGATCGGCCATCGACTGGATCAGAACAGCGCCACTCGGGGCAGTATGACCACCATCACAAGAATGTGGGGCATCAAGCCTCCTCGGCCGCTAGGGCTCGTCCCCATCGGGCCCGGGCAGATCATCTTGAGTGGTGATGTGGAATCCGGGCACGGCGGCCCTCCTCCCCTGGCAGTGCTCTCAGCATCCGTGCTCCAGCCAGGATGGTGGGGGCCTCCCACCGGCACTGCTGATCTGCGCCGATGAGCCGGCTGACGCCTGAATCGATCCGCGCCTCCCAGGCCGAACTGCCGCCGATCGGCACGGTGATCACCGAGCTGCGCCGTCAGGACCCCTACATCCAGCAGGAGCAGCACTGCTACCGCTCTCCGCGGGGCTTCCAGAGCTGGCCCAACCACCTGGCCTATGCCGCCCTGATCGAGGCGGGCCTGCAGGTGATGGACGAGCTGGATGATCCGATCGGTTTCTGGGCCGCCACCACCTGCCGCTGGGCCCGGATCGTGGAGGCCCCGCCTCGCTTCCTGGCGCCGGAGCTGGCCGAGGCCTTCCGCCGCACGCCCTCTCCCCGTCTGGATGAGGACTTCCCGCAGGTGCTGCCTTGCTTCCGGCTGATGCTCCCGGATGGCGCCCTGTTCACCGAGGACAGGGTGCCGATCCCGGTGGTGATCGTGGCCGACCTGCGGGTGATGGCCGACTGGCTCCCGCCCCAGGCGCAGCGGATCGGTGGCATCAGCTGCGTTGTTTTGGCCCTCGACGGCACCAGCTACCTCACCCGCCATTCCTTCGAGCAGATCGGCGAGCGGAACCCCACGGTGGGGGACCTCAGCCATCCGGCCTGGCAGTGGGACGAGCAGGCGGTGCAGAACACCAACCAGCGGATGGAAGGCTTGGCGATCAATGCCCTGCTGGTGCAGCTCTACCAGCCGGAACTGCTCTCCACCGGCCCCGCCGCCAAGGTGCGCAGCGGCAAGGGTTTTGCGGCGGCTGGCGATCCGGCCGGCACGGTGAGCCCCCAGGGCCCGGTGTGGATCGGCAAGGACTTCCGGCTGGATCGCACCTCCAGTGCTGGCGCCAGCAACAGCACGTCAGGGGGTGGCAGCGGTACCGCCCGGCGGCCTCACTGGCGCCGCGGCC is a genomic window of Cyanobium sp. NS01 containing:
- a CDS encoding type I restriction endonuclease subunit R; the encoded protein is MTVTAKRWNEENTVEHPIIEWLVTPELGWRFENQAEVNEHYRTDEVEVLLLPILRQTLKDLNPGVITDDARAEVIVTKLRGIRDNAEWIKWMRNEETYKFSSDENAQPIRLMDYDDLGNNDFLTTNQFWVDGGDHRIRTDVLLFVNGIPLMNIEAKTTARDWHNDWTEGAKQCGRYLRQAGQLYHSNVFCVAVNEITLRYGVPGVKFHHWQTWRSPNPHSHIEFDNELMAGIYGLCDRGNLLDLLGHFVVFDQEQGQRIKKVARWQQFWGANELVKRAVDLDKPRGWRRGLVWHTQGSGKSLTMLFAALKMWFHSALGQPTIIIVVDRDQLEDQISGQFFRTNTENCCVTTSREDLLAKLREGYRGIIVTIMQKFQPGDFQVDRRNVIVLVDEAHRTQEGDLGNAMRYVLKEASLFGFTGTPIELDDRNTPRAFGRELSTDDTGVTTFERYLEPRYSITDSIRDGATLRLMWEPSPRDWKLWGDELDAKFEAAFAHLPEGEREQLKKESAVIDVMVKLPQRITDIATEVADHFVKHVRPNRFKAMLVCYNKETVALYKTALDELLGSEASIAIFSDVNMRDENVPQMVKDLNIGKETRAKMIREFKKLPSNKTEDQDREEERWRRAEIIIVCDMLLTGFDAPIVQTMYLDKGLKNHTLLQAIARVNRPYNELKKEGVIRDFWGVFSHLNEALRYDKSELGEVAFPLRVVREEFKLHMETVLDMLEDYERGGSHSQLMRILAFFNKNEPVRDKFENGYAKIRQLYELLEPDDFLIPHRADYVWLSKLYMVYRKKFYPLDKFETSPEDGAKTRELIREHIDVDQIKQEFPTYVLDENYLTKLDDIDPDSKALDIEAMLAAELKIRVDEDPQAEALSEKLKRIIDAKRNAALAGVALISALEELAGEVVDLINEGKKPVGESIAHVAREINPSITGELATDIATAIIAEAEMHCFPNWHLKSDVKQALFLGITTVLVQQSKDANLHMPATGFAERAMRLLEKTRYVGMADDGSSS
- a CDS encoding class I SAM-dependent DNA methyltransferase, which produces MADQEQLDDFIEALEGLGGYTKNPELQTALGWPDEDYEAVKAQLVARRIVVRGKGRSDSVAMVGAEAPPKAATASKPRAKTMSSTKGSGPASAASIPLRRMTQAELDAFLENAADILRGNVDHSEFRGYVFALLFFKRISDIFEESVRNLAKTLGDELANDPAMQKKSLPFVVPADSLWEEVTLGSGENKVTSLKLGQSLNDAMLAIERANAPKFDGILTSKIDFNKTDELPRDKLVKLVGHFASRTFDRAHVPDDLFGDAYEYLIRTFASKAGKSSGEFYTPKEVSYLMSEIIEPQEQHEVCDWSSGSASLLLQCREYLRRHKKDPNRLFLFAQESNLATYNISRINMILHGINSWQPKHGDSLRDPQHKTSDGKLQQFDRVVMNPPFSLKDWGSDTFTDGDPFDRFGYGWPPQDNGDYAWMQHIAKSLKPAGKAVVVMSQGILFRGQPKLTESEDGRNKKADDEYLIRSGFLRDGLIEAVIVLPSGIFYGNNVPACLAILNKRKPAARKDQVLMIWASRHYQHANPQCLLRRADCLRILLPWRAFGDTAKALEILPAEGQTILDEIADDRAQALQEIGDAYDEVVASLPILREEADSLSPGGFKAWKANTDAAHPVWGELANPELDKAALKLLTKAAKDDAKARLKIAKAQIKTLEKLEKERDERIAEINSRADRETAEVQEAIADLQRICAHPDKARRYFVIAEKGEIEENEFNLNLPRYVDTFEPEEEIPLDTALHDFDAAKTAAEQARRTLAQLLGREF
- a CDS encoding restriction endonuclease subunit S, which codes for MHTIYDNPLPSGWLEEPLGTLVETKRGCTWTKEQERDRPAEGTIPVIRIPNIKSSLDLKDLLHIYGLSADQRTSSAVTKGWTLMVGSNGNPKRIGDSVLMEEDREMIFASFLFALRPKLGETKISDEFVACWLHGHRIHEFVSETSQMTTGLANISWSACRKLPVRFPKHNEEQTRIAETLKAADDHIRALELQIRTAERVKKSLLQAFPPSPKHGMGIQLSRVADISSGFTMGRDLAGHDTIEVGYLTVVNVLEGRVDFSNLSTAEVKLNEIERYGLREGDILMTEGGDRDKVGRGSIWLGQVPRVVCQNHIFRVRLSIDKVLPWFMHYLLQTYSAKRYFFGRAKQSNNLCTINSREMRQFELPTLTTKEQEPWVDRLRAADEVIAAIESQLTAALRVKQSLLQNLLTGRIRLKG